The Streptomyces sp. NBC_00440 genome contains a region encoding:
- a CDS encoding aminopeptidase P family protein — protein sequence MARDDIQPREGASHDRAVPPTLAECFTQGWVETAPAVPVLPGAAYAATRRALLSARFPGERIVVPAGGLKVRSNDFDYVFRPHSAFLHLTADEGAGAAPDSVLVLEPTGTGHDATVFARPRSPRDGGPNGTEFYRDRRYGEFWTGRRRTLAETSDALGLTALPRDDLARALAANVPTRVVRGQDPVVDAAAPPAAGAESELLAYLSELRLVKDEWEVEQMRAAVGHTVAAFHDVAGELPTAMRLPRGERWIEGTFNRRARLEGYGLGFETIAAAGAHACVLHWMRNDGPVRDGELLLLDAGVETDTCYTGDVTRTLPVGGRFTDAQRQVYDLVYAAQSAGIAALRPGARFGDFHDAATRVIADGLDAWGLRPGGAGPHDRSLYGRYTVCGTGHMLGLDCHDCADARSSAYLDGVLEPGHVLTVEPGLYFQPDDLTIPAHLRGIGVRIEDDFLITADGAVCLSSDLPRAADDVEAWVTATR from the coding sequence GTGGCGCGAGACGACATCCAGCCGCGCGAGGGCGCGAGCCACGACCGCGCGGTGCCGCCCACTCTGGCGGAGTGCTTCACGCAAGGGTGGGTCGAGACGGCTCCGGCGGTACCGGTACTGCCCGGAGCTGCGTACGCGGCCACACGTCGCGCGCTGCTGTCCGCGCGCTTCCCGGGGGAGCGAATCGTGGTCCCGGCCGGTGGTCTGAAAGTCCGGAGCAACGACTTCGACTACGTCTTCCGGCCGCACTCCGCGTTTCTCCACCTCACCGCGGACGAGGGCGCCGGCGCTGCCCCGGACAGCGTCCTCGTCCTGGAGCCGACAGGCACCGGCCACGACGCCACGGTGTTCGCCCGGCCTCGCTCCCCGCGCGACGGCGGGCCGAACGGCACCGAGTTCTACCGCGACCGCCGCTACGGCGAGTTCTGGACCGGCCGTCGCCGCACCCTGGCGGAGACCTCCGACGCCCTGGGCCTTACGGCTCTCCCCCGCGACGACCTCGCACGCGCCCTCGCCGCGAACGTCCCGACCCGGGTGGTGCGCGGCCAGGACCCGGTGGTCGACGCGGCGGCGCCGCCGGCCGCCGGGGCCGAGTCCGAACTCCTCGCGTATCTCTCGGAGTTGCGGCTGGTCAAGGACGAGTGGGAGGTCGAGCAGATGCGCGCGGCCGTGGGGCACACCGTGGCCGCCTTCCACGACGTGGCGGGTGAACTGCCCACCGCGATGCGGCTCCCACGCGGCGAGCGCTGGATCGAGGGCACGTTCAACCGGCGGGCCCGGCTGGAGGGTTACGGCCTCGGCTTCGAGACGATCGCGGCGGCCGGCGCGCACGCGTGCGTCCTGCACTGGATGCGCAACGACGGCCCTGTCCGCGACGGCGAACTCCTCCTCCTGGACGCCGGCGTGGAGACCGACACCTGCTACACCGGTGACGTGACCCGTACCCTGCCGGTCGGCGGGCGCTTCACCGACGCACAGCGGCAGGTGTACGACCTGGTGTACGCGGCCCAGTCGGCGGGCATCGCCGCGCTGCGCCCCGGCGCGCGGTTCGGCGACTTCCACGACGCCGCGACGCGCGTCATCGCCGATGGTCTGGACGCCTGGGGTCTGCGCCCGGGCGGCGCCGGCCCCCACGACCGGTCCCTGTACGGCCGTTACACCGTCTGCGGCACCGGGCACATGCTGGGCCTGGACTGCCACGACTGCGCCGACGCCCGGAGCAGCGCCTACCTGGACGGTGTACTGGAGCCGGGCCACGTCCTGACCGTCGAGCCCGGCCTGTACTTCCAGCCCGACGACCTGACGATCCCCGCACACCTGCGCGGCATCGGCGTGCGGATCGAGGACGACTTCCTCATCACCGCAGACGGCGCCGTCTGCCTGTCGTCGGACCTTCCGCGTGCCGCCGACGACGTCGAGGCGTGGGTGACCGCCACCCGCTGA
- a CDS encoding GntR family transcriptional regulator, whose product MHSTSHVQSLGQRETLRERVRDALRAAVISGELEPGMVYSAPTLGARFGVSPTPVREAMLDLAKEGLVVAQPNKGFRITEVSEQDLDNLAAVRLLIEPPTVRACVPVIPEEDFPTLRELAQAIVDAVERGDLVGYVRADHVFHLTLLGYSGNRQLVDVVSDLRTQTRLLGLAPLLHSGRLGHSAVEHHELMDLIERRDAQAAEELMCRHIGHVRGLWASGPGES is encoded by the coding sequence GTGCACTCCACCTCCCACGTACAGAGCCTGGGCCAGCGGGAGACGCTGCGCGAGCGCGTCCGGGACGCGCTGCGCGCAGCGGTCATCTCCGGCGAGCTGGAACCGGGCATGGTCTACTCCGCGCCCACCCTCGGCGCGAGGTTCGGCGTCTCGCCCACGCCCGTCAGGGAGGCCATGCTCGACCTGGCCAAGGAGGGCCTGGTCGTCGCCCAGCCCAACAAGGGCTTCCGGATCACCGAGGTCTCGGAGCAGGACCTGGACAACCTCGCCGCGGTGCGCCTGCTCATCGAGCCGCCGACGGTGCGTGCCTGTGTGCCCGTCATCCCCGAGGAGGACTTCCCGACCCTGCGGGAACTGGCGCAGGCCATCGTGGACGCGGTCGAACGCGGCGACCTGGTCGGCTACGTACGGGCGGACCACGTCTTCCACCTGACGCTGCTCGGCTACAGCGGCAACCGGCAGCTGGTGGACGTCGTGTCCGACCTGCGCACCCAGACCCGGCTGCTGGGCCTGGCCCCGCTGCTGCACAGCGGCCGGCTGGGCCACTCGGCAGTCGAGCACCACGAGCTGATGGACCTCATCGAGCGCCGTGACGCGCAGGCCGCCGAGGAACTGATGTGCCGTCATATCGGCCATGTGCGCGGCCTGTGGGCGAGCGGCCCGGGGGAGTCGTGA
- a CDS encoding LysR family transcriptional regulator, with protein sequence MELELRHLRILCTIADTQSLGRTATVLGCSQPAVSSQLKRIERLMGEDLFVRGSAGVTPTRFGVEVVVQAREVVALASTIGRRSTAGRRGTDRVLRVAATNTPILPGLLQRARTVLPSLTTQVSSVYSSAEIIGLLEDDKLDIAVAVDYPGRELRHSEAVVRRGIVTEPSFVALPAAHPASGQLDVPLLDLAGDAWFLTPDDGAGWPGVCYDAFQAAGFRPATVHEYLGDRDQLQRMIADGVGISVVQATCKPNPGVVVKPLAGTPLWCRYVLVWHRERVSDEVTETLFGAALAAYEELIARAPHFRAWAARHYRPTRR encoded by the coding sequence ATGGAACTCGAACTCCGACACCTGCGGATTCTGTGCACGATCGCCGACACGCAGAGCCTTGGCCGGACGGCCACCGTCCTGGGGTGCTCGCAGCCCGCGGTCAGCAGTCAGCTGAAGCGCATCGAGCGGCTCATGGGCGAGGACCTCTTCGTCCGGGGCAGTGCGGGGGTGACACCGACGCGCTTCGGGGTCGAGGTGGTGGTGCAGGCCCGGGAGGTGGTGGCGCTGGCGAGCACGATCGGGCGCCGGTCCACCGCAGGCCGCCGTGGGACCGATCGGGTACTGCGGGTAGCCGCGACCAACACACCCATCCTGCCGGGGCTCCTGCAGCGGGCGCGCACCGTCCTGCCGTCGCTGACCACGCAGGTGAGCAGCGTGTACTCCTCAGCCGAGATCATCGGGCTGCTGGAGGACGACAAGCTGGACATCGCCGTCGCGGTCGACTATCCCGGGCGGGAGCTACGGCATTCGGAAGCCGTGGTGCGCCGCGGCATCGTCACAGAGCCCAGCTTCGTGGCGCTGCCCGCCGCTCACCCGGCGAGCGGGCAACTGGACGTGCCGCTGCTCGATCTGGCCGGGGACGCGTGGTTCCTGACACCCGACGACGGTGCGGGCTGGCCCGGTGTCTGCTACGACGCCTTCCAGGCGGCCGGCTTCAGACCCGCCACCGTGCACGAGTACCTCGGTGACCGGGACCAGTTGCAACGGATGATCGCCGACGGGGTGGGGATCTCCGTCGTCCAGGCGACGTGCAAGCCGAACCCGGGTGTGGTCGTCAAGCCGCTGGCCGGCACACCGCTGTGGTGCCGCTATGTGCTGGTGTGGCACCGAGAGCGGGTGTCCGACGAGGTCACGGAGACGCTCTTCGGCGCGGCCCTGGCCGCCTACGAGGAACTCATCGCCCGGGCACCCCACTTCCGGGCGTGGGCGGCCCGCCATTACCGGCCCACGCGGAGGTAG
- a CDS encoding proline racemase family protein, with product MRMTRTQPIETIDWHTGGEPFRIVVDGPAEVTGEGLTVAERRVVATRSADVQWVRALLCGEPRGHAGMYGGFLVPPDDTGAHLGVLFWHNDGFSTACGHGTIALGAWAVASGRVPAPADGLTHVVIDVPSGRVTASVRTRKGQVQDTTFTNVPAYVQAHGVDVPTSRGKVTVDIAFGGAMYAVVPAASVGLRVRPQDVTELTAVGREIRDTLNAAGAAEHPLDPRLSGIYGTILTEETGPTELRADGSRLLQQRNITVFADGQVDRSPCGSGTSARIAALAGAGQMSPGDELRHESVVGSVFHARITEQTTVHGIPAVVTAVTGTAHEVGTCRFTVDPRDALLPGFVLR from the coding sequence ATGCGGATGACGAGGACTCAGCCCATCGAGACGATCGACTGGCACACCGGCGGCGAACCGTTCCGGATCGTGGTGGACGGCCCGGCCGAGGTGACGGGTGAGGGACTGACCGTTGCCGAGCGCAGGGTCGTCGCGACGCGAAGTGCGGACGTGCAGTGGGTGCGGGCGCTGCTGTGCGGCGAGCCGCGCGGCCACGCGGGCATGTACGGCGGGTTCCTGGTTCCGCCCGACGACACCGGCGCCCACCTCGGTGTCCTCTTCTGGCACAACGACGGTTTCTCCACGGCGTGCGGGCACGGAACGATCGCCCTGGGCGCCTGGGCCGTCGCCTCGGGCCGGGTCCCGGCACCTGCCGACGGCCTGACCCACGTCGTGATCGACGTCCCCTCCGGACGCGTCACGGCGAGCGTGCGGACCAGAAAAGGACAGGTCCAGGACACCACGTTCACCAATGTGCCCGCCTACGTCCAGGCGCACGGCGTCGACGTGCCGACCTCCCGCGGGAAGGTCACCGTCGACATCGCGTTCGGCGGCGCGATGTACGCGGTGGTGCCGGCCGCGTCCGTCGGGCTGCGCGTCCGGCCGCAGGACGTCACCGAACTCACCGCCGTCGGGCGGGAGATCCGCGACACACTGAACGCCGCCGGCGCCGCCGAGCACCCTCTCGACCCGCGGCTGTCCGGGATCTACGGGACGATCCTCACCGAAGAGACCGGGCCCACCGAGCTGCGGGCCGACGGCAGCCGGCTGTTGCAGCAGCGCAACATCACGGTGTTCGCGGACGGCCAGGTCGACCGGTCCCCGTGCGGTTCCGGCACGTCGGCCAGGATCGCGGCCCTGGCCGGCGCCGGACAGATGTCCCCCGGCGACGAGTTGCGGCACGAATCCGTGGTGGGCTCGGTGTTCCACGCCCGGATCACCGAGCAGACCACGGTCCACGGGATCCCGGCGGTCGTCACAGCGGTGACGGGCACCGCGCACGAGGTCGGCACCTGCCGGTTCACCGTCGATCCGCGCGACGCGCTCCTGCCCGGGTTCGTGCTGCGCTGA
- a CDS encoding dihydrodipicolinate synthase family protein, which produces MTNSARPWHGVHVATALPFHEDLSVDYDAFAEHVRFLAAGGCDGVTPNGSLGEYQTLTAEERARVVETAVQAAPDGFGVMPGVAAYGAFEARRWAEQAAEAGATSLLLLPPNAYRAERAAVVEHYREVAKVGLPVVAYNNPIDTKVDLTPDLLAELFQEGTIVGVKEFTGDVRRAYQISELAPGLDLLVGADDVLLELGMAGAVGWIAGYPNMIPRSTVELYRLATSGDPADLARALPVYRDLHPLLRWDSKTEFVQSIKLSMDIAGRRGGACRPPRLPLSPEQTARITADTEAVIAKGYK; this is translated from the coding sequence ATGACCAACTCAGCGAGGCCCTGGCACGGAGTCCACGTCGCCACGGCCCTGCCGTTCCACGAAGATCTGTCGGTCGACTACGACGCCTTCGCCGAGCATGTCCGCTTCCTGGCCGCCGGCGGTTGTGACGGCGTGACGCCCAACGGCTCGCTGGGCGAGTACCAGACGCTGACCGCCGAGGAGCGCGCCCGCGTCGTCGAGACCGCTGTGCAGGCCGCCCCCGACGGCTTCGGCGTGATGCCGGGCGTGGCCGCGTACGGTGCCTTCGAGGCCCGCCGCTGGGCCGAGCAGGCCGCCGAGGCCGGCGCCACCTCGCTGCTGCTGCTGCCGCCCAACGCCTACCGGGCGGAGCGGGCGGCAGTGGTGGAGCACTACCGCGAGGTCGCCAAGGTCGGGCTGCCGGTCGTGGCCTACAACAACCCGATCGACACCAAGGTCGACCTCACCCCCGACCTGCTCGCCGAGCTCTTCCAGGAGGGCACGATCGTCGGCGTCAAGGAGTTCACCGGCGACGTCCGCCGGGCCTACCAGATCAGCGAACTGGCGCCGGGCCTGGACCTCCTCGTCGGCGCCGACGACGTGCTGCTCGAACTCGGGATGGCGGGTGCCGTCGGCTGGATCGCCGGCTACCCGAACATGATCCCGCGCAGCACCGTCGAGCTGTACCGGCTGGCCACCTCCGGCGACCCGGCCGACCTGGCCCGCGCGCTGCCGGTCTACCGCGACCTGCACCCGCTGCTGCGCTGGGACTCCAAGACCGAGTTCGTGCAGTCCATCAAGCTGTCGATGGACATCGCCGGGCGCAGGGGCGGCGCCTGCCGGCCGCCGCGGCTGCCGCTGTCGCCCGAGCAGACCGCCCGGATCACCGCCGACACCGAGGCGGTCATCGCCAAGGGGTACAAGTGA
- a CDS encoding M9 family metallopeptidase, producing MRAAQQHGKFTPTGAETGQSQAAATSAKPLPAKLRGAPTALGSAKPSKPRLSAHTARNAAGAARPAAVTSCTTSDFSGRSGSDLVSYIKTVDWSSCINPLFSLTGSDAHAVFNQSQMVAVANGIADAAGSYTGDDSGGLYELMYFMRAGYYVQYGDPQDVGPYDSSLRSAIEKGFNTLFAGSHANDVSAGNGAVLEQAFVLTDSAQVQADYLDVYGRYLNAYTSSSWDAVPEMDRALNAIYTPLWRGPSMSDFVTAITAKPGIADTLSTFTLNHRDLLGGDNDVLDSNAGNDLANLIQIPALQSKIRPLIKGLLDGSSITGATDNLWVHVAYRATVGDPDQCSYYGVCDLTKQLTAAALPINNACSNFTIMAQALTAKEQSDVCTSLSNEVAFYQKQVKTTTPIPGEYFNLKMVIFGSRADYMTYSWAIFGNDTDNGGETLTGTPTDPNNIAYSILYQWPTDNGFPANAWNLNHEFAHVQQSIYDMKGDFGTQITVPDVWWIEGQAEYVSYSYRNLTDDGALTEAAKHTYKLSQLFQNTYAIDDETRTYPWGYLAVRYMTEKHPDQIQAMLAKMRTGDYQGAYAVYNTIGTSYDADFDAWLDTLGGGSGSGSPTACTDTNTQVMGQNCFRSDQSRVAGDTDYLWVWLPAGTTTLKVTTSGGSGNADLYYDPTTWAGPSTFTEKSTNSDNAESITVNNTEAGYRYISLYAVTDFSGVTVTTSF from the coding sequence GTGCGGGCTGCCCAACAGCACGGGAAATTCACGCCGACCGGAGCCGAGACCGGTCAGTCCCAAGCCGCCGCCACCAGCGCCAAGCCGTTGCCCGCGAAACTGCGCGGGGCGCCGACCGCCCTGGGTTCCGCCAAGCCGTCCAAGCCGCGCCTGTCAGCACACACGGCACGCAACGCGGCCGGTGCCGCCCGGCCTGCCGCCGTCACGTCGTGCACCACGTCGGACTTCTCCGGCCGGTCGGGCAGCGACCTGGTGTCGTACATCAAGACGGTGGACTGGAGCTCCTGCATCAACCCGCTGTTCAGTCTGACGGGTTCGGACGCGCACGCCGTGTTCAACCAGTCCCAGATGGTCGCGGTGGCGAACGGCATCGCCGACGCGGCAGGCTCCTACACCGGTGACGACTCCGGCGGCCTGTACGAGCTGATGTACTTCATGCGCGCCGGCTACTACGTCCAGTACGGCGACCCCCAGGACGTCGGCCCGTACGACTCCTCGCTCCGCAGCGCCATCGAGAAGGGGTTCAACACGCTGTTCGCCGGCAGTCACGCGAACGACGTCAGCGCGGGCAACGGGGCTGTGCTGGAGCAGGCGTTCGTCCTCACCGACAGCGCGCAGGTGCAGGCCGACTACCTGGACGTCTACGGCCGTTACCTCAACGCCTACACCAGCAGTTCGTGGGACGCCGTCCCGGAGATGGACCGGGCGCTGAACGCGATCTACACCCCGCTGTGGCGCGGCCCGTCGATGTCGGACTTCGTCACCGCGATCACCGCGAAACCCGGTATCGCCGACACCCTCTCCACCTTCACCCTCAACCACCGCGACCTGCTCGGCGGGGACAACGACGTCCTCGACTCGAACGCAGGCAACGACCTGGCCAACTTGATCCAGATACCGGCCCTGCAGAGCAAGATCCGCCCGCTCATCAAGGGTCTGCTGGACGGCTCGTCCATCACCGGTGCGACGGACAACCTGTGGGTGCACGTCGCCTACCGGGCCACCGTCGGGGACCCGGACCAGTGCTCCTACTACGGCGTCTGCGACCTGACGAAGCAGCTCACCGCGGCCGCGCTGCCGATCAACAACGCCTGCAGCAACTTCACCATCATGGCGCAGGCGCTGACAGCGAAGGAGCAGTCCGACGTCTGCACGAGCCTGTCGAACGAGGTCGCGTTCTACCAGAAGCAAGTCAAGACCACCACACCGATCCCCGGTGAGTACTTCAACCTGAAGATGGTCATCTTCGGCAGCAGGGCCGACTACATGACCTACTCGTGGGCGATCTTCGGCAATGACACCGACAACGGCGGCGAGACGCTGACCGGAACGCCGACCGACCCCAACAACATCGCCTACTCCATCCTCTACCAGTGGCCGACCGACAACGGCTTCCCGGCCAACGCGTGGAACCTCAATCATGAGTTCGCGCACGTCCAGCAGTCCATCTACGACATGAAGGGCGACTTCGGCACCCAGATCACCGTCCCGGACGTCTGGTGGATCGAGGGACAGGCGGAGTACGTCTCCTACTCCTACCGCAACCTCACCGACGACGGCGCGCTGACCGAGGCTGCCAAGCACACCTACAAGCTCAGCCAGCTCTTCCAGAACACCTACGCCATCGACGACGAGACCCGCACCTACCCGTGGGGTTACCTGGCCGTCCGGTACATGACCGAGAAGCACCCGGACCAGATCCAGGCCATGCTGGCCAAGATGCGGACCGGTGACTACCAGGGTGCCTACGCCGTCTACAACACCATCGGCACCAGCTACGACGCCGACTTCGACGCCTGGCTCGACACCCTGGGCGGTGGCAGCGGCAGCGGATCGCCCACGGCCTGCACCGACACCAACACGCAGGTGATGGGCCAGAACTGCTTCCGGTCGGACCAGTCCCGGGTCGCCGGCGACACCGACTACCTGTGGGTGTGGCTGCCGGCCGGCACCACCACTCTGAAGGTCACCACCAGCGGCGGCAGCGGCAATGCCGACCTCTACTACGACCCGACGACATGGGCCGGCCCGTCCACCTTCACCGAGAAGTCCACCAACTCCGACAATGCCGAGAGCATCACCGTCAACAACACCGAGGCGGGCTACCGGTACATCAGCCTGTACGCGGTGACCGACTTCAGCGGAGTCACCGTCACCACGTCGTTCTGA
- a CDS encoding proline racemase family protein — MRSRRTFHAVDSHTEGMPTRVVVGGVGTIPGATMAERRRWFMENSDDVRTLLMYEPRGHGAMSGAILQPPTRPDADFGVLFIEVSGLLPMCGHGTIGVATVLVETGMVPVTEPVTIIRLDTPAGLVVASVAVEDGAATSVTLANVPSYAHALDATVEVPGYGEVRYDLAFGGNFYAIVELADLGLPFDRSRSGDLLSAGLAVMDAVNAADPPVHPERDDIAGCHHVYLKAPGSTARLSRHAMAIHPGWFDRSPCGTGTSARMAQLHARGELAVGQEFVNESFIGTRFTGRLLGETTMGPHAAVLPSITGRAWVTGTSQFQLDPSDPFPAGFLL; from the coding sequence GTGAGGTCCCGCCGCACTTTCCACGCCGTCGACTCGCACACCGAGGGCATGCCGACCCGGGTCGTCGTCGGCGGCGTGGGCACCATCCCCGGCGCCACGATGGCCGAGCGCAGGCGCTGGTTCATGGAGAACAGCGACGACGTACGCACGCTGCTGATGTACGAGCCGCGCGGACACGGTGCGATGAGCGGCGCGATCCTGCAGCCGCCGACCCGCCCCGACGCGGACTTCGGCGTGCTGTTCATCGAGGTGTCCGGCTTGCTGCCGATGTGCGGCCACGGCACGATCGGCGTGGCCACCGTCCTGGTCGAGACCGGGATGGTGCCGGTCACGGAGCCGGTCACCATCATCCGGCTGGACACCCCCGCCGGACTCGTCGTCGCCTCGGTGGCGGTCGAGGACGGCGCGGCCACCTCCGTCACCCTCGCCAATGTGCCGTCCTACGCCCACGCGCTGGACGCCACCGTCGAGGTGCCCGGGTACGGCGAGGTGCGCTACGACCTCGCCTTCGGCGGCAACTTCTACGCGATCGTCGAACTCGCCGATCTGGGGCTGCCGTTCGACCGGTCCAGGTCCGGCGACCTGCTGTCCGCTGGACTGGCGGTGATGGACGCGGTGAACGCCGCGGATCCGCCCGTCCACCCCGAGCGCGACGACATCGCCGGCTGCCACCACGTCTACCTCAAGGCCCCCGGGTCGACCGCCCGGTTGTCGCGGCACGCCATGGCCATCCACCCGGGGTGGTTCGACCGCTCGCCGTGCGGCACCGGCACCAGCGCGAGGATGGCGCAGCTCCACGCCCGCGGTGAACTCGCCGTCGGGCAGGAGTTCGTGAACGAGTCCTTCATCGGCACCCGCTTCACCGGACGCCTTCTCGGCGAGACCACCATGGGGCCGCACGCCGCGGTGCTGCCCTCCATCACCGGCCGCGCCTGGGTCACCGGGACTTCGCAGTTCCAACTCGACCCGAGCGACCCCTTCCCCGCGGGGTTCCTGCTGTGA
- a CDS encoding NAD(P)/FAD-dependent oxidoreductase: MSTARRGAGPGTAGGGSADLVIVGAGVVGAAAAYFAALAGLRVVVVERGAIAGGTSSAGEGNLLVSDKEAGPELDLALYSQAVWREDLAEHADRWEFESKGGLVVAATAQSLCTLRELSVHQRASGVEVQDVGQGRLHDYEPHLAKDLAGAAFYPQDAQVQPMLVVAHLLRLARDRGAHVHTGTEVTGFLRSGDRVTGVRTSAGDIPAGAVLNAAGTWAGEVAALARVAVPVRPRRGFVLVTEPMPPRTIRHKVYAAEYVGDVASSDAALQTSPVVEGTDSGTILIGASRERVGFDRTVSVPAISMLAAKAVALFPMLRQVRLMRTYHGFRPYCPDHLPVIGADPRAPGLWHACGHEGAGIGLAAGTGKLIAQAMTGEQPGLDLAPFAPDRFPDRFPDRPEDVAEGDSA, translated from the coding sequence GTGAGCACGGCACGGCGCGGCGCCGGCCCGGGGACTGCCGGCGGCGGGAGCGCGGACCTGGTCATCGTCGGCGCGGGCGTCGTCGGTGCGGCCGCCGCGTACTTCGCGGCGCTCGCCGGCCTGCGGGTGGTCGTCGTCGAGCGCGGCGCCATCGCCGGCGGCACGTCCAGCGCGGGGGAGGGCAACCTGCTGGTGTCCGACAAGGAGGCCGGCCCCGAACTCGACCTCGCGCTGTACTCGCAGGCCGTCTGGCGGGAGGACCTCGCCGAGCACGCCGACCGCTGGGAGTTCGAGTCCAAGGGCGGCCTCGTCGTCGCCGCGACCGCGCAAAGTCTTTGCACCCTGCGGGAGTTGAGCGTCCACCAGCGCGCGAGCGGCGTCGAGGTCCAGGACGTCGGGCAGGGCCGGCTGCACGACTACGAGCCGCACCTGGCGAAGGACCTGGCCGGGGCGGCGTTCTACCCGCAGGACGCGCAGGTGCAGCCGATGCTGGTGGTCGCCCACCTGCTGCGTCTCGCCCGCGACAGGGGCGCGCACGTGCACACCGGCACCGAGGTGACCGGCTTCCTGCGCAGCGGGGACCGGGTCACCGGGGTCCGTACCAGCGCGGGCGACATCCCCGCGGGCGCCGTGCTCAACGCGGCGGGCACCTGGGCCGGCGAGGTCGCGGCTCTGGCCCGGGTCGCCGTCCCGGTCCGCCCCCGGCGCGGCTTCGTGCTCGTCACCGAACCCATGCCGCCGCGCACCATCCGGCACAAGGTGTACGCGGCCGAGTACGTCGGCGACGTCGCCAGTTCCGACGCGGCCCTGCAGACCTCGCCGGTGGTGGAGGGCACCGACAGCGGAACCATCCTCATCGGCGCCTCCCGCGAGCGGGTCGGCTTCGACCGTACGGTGTCCGTGCCGGCGATCAGCATGCTCGCGGCCAAGGCCGTCGCGTTGTTCCCGATGCTGCGGCAGGTGCGGCTGATGCGCACCTACCACGGCTTCCGCCCGTACTGCCCCGACCATCTGCCCGTCATCGGCGCCGACCCGCGTGCCCCCGGCCTGTGGCACGCCTGCGGCCATGAGGGCGCCGGCATCGGACTGGCCGCCGGCACCGGCAAGTTGATCGCCCAGGCCATGACCGGCGAGCAGCCGGGCCTGGACCTGGCGCCGTTCGCCCCCGACCGCTTCCCCGACCGCTTTCCCGACCGGCCCGAGGACGTTGCCGAGGGAGATTCCGCATGA
- a CDS encoding (2Fe-2S)-binding protein → MTYRMTFRGTGVPAEPGQSVAAALVAAGITDWRTTRKEGRPRGLFCGIGVCFDCLITVDGARAERACLVPAADGMRLGDALESGAGSGGGLEGAGDAESGGVLDGEGDPESGDAQDTRDDSRAAQHAEEDGDGAYS, encoded by the coding sequence ATGACCTACCGGATGACCTTCCGCGGCACCGGAGTCCCCGCCGAGCCCGGCCAGAGCGTCGCCGCGGCCCTGGTCGCCGCCGGGATCACCGACTGGCGCACCACCCGCAAGGAGGGCCGGCCGCGCGGCCTGTTCTGCGGCATCGGCGTCTGCTTCGACTGCCTGATCACCGTCGACGGCGCACGGGCCGAGCGCGCCTGCCTGGTCCCCGCGGCCGACGGCATGCGGCTGGGGGACGCGTTGGAGAGTGGGGCGGGGTCCGGGGGCGGGCTGGAGGGCGCCGGCGATGCGGAATCCGGGGGCGTGCTGGATGGTGAAGGCGATCCGGAGTCCGGCGACGCGCAGGACACCCGCGACGACAGCCGTGCCGCGCAGCACGCAGAGGAGGACGGCGATGGCGCATATTCATGA